In the Salmo trutta chromosome 13, fSalTru1.1, whole genome shotgun sequence genome, ataatgacaaagtgaaaacaggtttttagcatTGTTTGgaaatgtatgaaaaatgtaaaacagaaataccttatttacataagtattcagaacctttcagAGACATGATtctgtcgaggaacagatctggggaagggtaccaaaacatttctgcagcattgaaggtccccgataacacagtggcctccatcattaaatagaagaagtttgggtggtttgagcactgaatgctgattggctgaaagccatggtatatcagaccatataccacaggtatgaccaaaaaatactttttaatgttctaattacgttggtaaccagtttataatagcaataaggcacttcgggggtttgtggtatatggtcaatataccacggctccgcgttgcgttgtgcataaggacaccatggctaagggctaaattagccatataccacacaccccGTGCCTAATTGCTTAATGAAGCCAGGTTGAATTTCTACTACTTTCAAACTGCCTCTATTCTGTTCTTTCCAGCCTCTTCTCCGAGTGCCTTAATTCCAAGATCTCTTAGTTACTACTGCATATAGTCTATGGTGCATTGGCTCAGCAGAATGCACCTCTTTATATCTATGGTCACTCTGGTAGGCCAAAATACCAGATTGTCATGTTACTTTAACCCTGATCAGATCAGTATGGAAGTGTccctagtagtagtagttttatcTATGCACTGTCAATCTACTTtttctcagttggtagagcatggcgcttgtaatGCTAGGGTAGCGGTTTTGATTCCTGGGAACACAcagatgtaaaatgtatgcaagcACGACTAAGTTCCTTtgaataaaagcatctgctaaatgagaGAGCGCAAATAGACACATCCAAAACCACTAATGCGCTTAAAATTGGTCTGTGTCACATGTATAACGGAGTGAAACAAAccacactgaataaaaatataaatgcaacatgtaaagtgttggtcccatgtttcatgagctgaaataaaagatcccagaaatgttccacacgcacaaaaagctttctctcaaatgttttgcacatccatgttagtgagcatttctcctttgccaagataatccatccacctgacctgtgtgacatatcaagaagctgattaaacagcgagatcattacacaggtaatgtccaccagaactgttgccagagaattgaatattcatttctctaccataaacagcgagatcattacacaggtgcaccttgtgctggggtaaataaaacaccaaaatgtgcagttttgtcacaacacaatgccacagatgtctcaagttgagggagcgtgcaattggcatgctaactgcaggaatgtccactagagcagttgccagagaatttagtgttgatttctctaccataagctgcctccaatgacatttaaaaaaaaatggcagtatgtccaactggcctcacaatcgcagaccaagtgtaaccacgccaaccaaggaactccacatccagcttcttcacctgcatgaTCGCctgaggagaggtggtgaggagtatttctgtctgtaataaagcccttttgtggggaaaaactaattctgattggctgggtctggccCACCTGTGACTGCAGCCCTGCCCAGtaatgtgaaattcatagattagggcctaatgaatttctttcaattgactgatttccttagatGTAAGtcatgaaattgttgcatgttgtgtttatatttttgttcagtataattaaatCCCTTGAATACTTTGTCAATTTCCTCACTTTTTTTTGTTATCCCCCTTATTTGCCATGTATCACAGATGTCAGATGATATTACATGTAATAGACAAGCACCTGATGGGATAAGAACTGAAAAGCCATTTTCAATCAAAGAAATCGTGGTGGTTGCTTTATTTCATTTGAGAAACTGACACAGACCCTCTTCATCACCACCATCCTTTCCaactatccccccctctctccttccatcactccccctctctccttgcatcactcctctcccttcctcctctccaccgCCTTCACCCTTCCCTCCAGGATGCTCATGCGGTCTTCCACTTGAACTGTTTTTTCTGATCCAGAGCCGGCCAGCCCCAGCAGGGCCCACCCCAGCACCAGGCTTGCTAGCCGGACGGCTGTGGTGTCTGAACCAGCCTTGGCATCGCTGACGATCAGGCCAAAGAGCCACAGCGCCGTGCCCGCCTTCAGCATCCAGAACACCCTCCTCACCACACCCACCAGCAGGCGCAAGATGATGGACAGCACCCAGTAGCCAATCAGAGCCAGCAGAGCCCACTGACCAGCCGAGGCCACGCCCTCTGCGGTGAAGTGAGGGAACGGCAGGTGgactggagagaaagagggaaggggcAGGGTTAAGCGTGTTTGAATATTGCTGGGGGTAATGCAATTATTTTGCCGTCACCATCTTTACTCTTGAAATTGTCAGTGCATATATTTTAAGGCGTGAGTGAATTTGAGAAGCAATCATTGAGACGAATGGCATGTGCTGTTAGATCCTACTTCAGAGAATAAGTCACAGACACAAGAGGAAAAAGTCACACCTCCCAGTTCccatacagagagggagaagcagctCTTCTTAGACAAGACCAAAACATTTCCCCTGGCACAACTATTAACTAACTAAAGATACTGGTCCGACGGCCTGTTAGTGAAAATGTTCTGGTTGCCAGTGGTGTGGTGGCAATACATTCTGATTTTAGCTCTTTAAATCCAGAAAAGATGGGATTCTATGCAGAAAGGATTCTCTCCCTCCAACTAAACATAAACTCTTGACACCCACCATCAACTCCTGTGACCCTGAGGATATCTGTGACGTAAAGAGCAAAGATATTCAGTCCGCTGGCAGCTCCCTCAGCCAGAAACCGGCTCAACATCTCAaagaactgagggagagagagagggagagtgaagaaTGTTTGACATTTGAGAATTATAACTGTTgctctggttgaaaaatattATATTCCCTTTCTAGAGTAAAGCAGACATTCCCTTTAAAATGACCAATGAAGTCACCACATTTCCCCCGACCTATAGCTTATGTACAGTAACATTAATTTCTTCCCATGATCCTCTAGTGAGTGTTAGTGCAGCACGACTGACAACTG is a window encoding:
- the LOC115205376 gene encoding uncharacterized protein LOC115205376; this translates as MINNSADSSSIRVLLSTLVLVLGLAARCVGQAMPSKESPQAAPASFSLRSLVTGTCEDVHRYVEAVVGTNVIESTVEFFEMLSRFLAEGAASGLNIFALYVTDILRVTGVDVHLPFPHFTAEGVASAGQWALLALIGYWVLSIILRLLVGVVRRVFWMLKAGTALWLFGLIVSDAKAGSDTTAVRLASLVLGWALLGLAGSGSEKTVQVEDRMSILEGRVKAVERRKGEE